Proteins encoded within one genomic window of Humulus lupulus chromosome 1, drHumLupu1.1, whole genome shotgun sequence:
- the LOC133806872 gene encoding E3 ubiquitin-protein ligase WAVH1, which translates to MVTGWRRAFCTSIPKDREPKVLTEKQQHCDDGSSDLRSPKITSKFGFFSNPSTPRLQSQPVSTPSLRCRTTVTAATTPNSSLPNSPKLLCNVSSTPKKNNHHSNSPRLFNFSNPSSPKSPSSFSLLKSTLRLSKTRCGICLESVKAGQGTAIFTAECSHSFHFPCIASHVKKNQNLVCPVCSSGWKELPLLSFHHTHTLQSGVNKISSPDPSKLKDVKAKSLRVYDDDEPLMSPTSGTRFNPIPETDEDESEQGDENSVSEFQGFFVNPTSTTRLATGGNRSTGNVEMRLLPDAAIVSVGRSYETYAVVFKVRAPSSQAAKTISSSILNPGRRAPIDLVTVVDVSSSMSGAKIQMLKRAMRLVISSLGSADRLSIVAFSATSKRLLPLKRMTTTGRRSARRIVDALGTVGQGMSVSDALKKAAKVLEDRREKNPAATIMMLLSDNPPACDDDQRRYDRTSRSSSPAVSSTRLSSFLDVPVHTIGFGDPSSEDAFANCIGGLLSVVVSDLRLQLGLISGSSSAEIAAVYSLTNRPAVLGYGSVQLGDLYAEEEKELLLELKVPSSSSIGVHHHVLSVRSSYRDPSTMELVYSREQTLLIPRPQAVRSSSSSPNIERLRNLHVATRAVAESRRLAEHNDLTGAHHLLTSARALLIQCGSASAEDYSRGLEAELSELSRLRHQHQAQRQRTTVTSRRDAANNRTEDKPEPLTPTSAWRAAERLAKVAIMRKSMNRVSDLHGFENARF; encoded by the exons atggtGACTGGTTGGAGAAGGGCTTTCTGCACTTCTATTCCCAAAGACAGAGAACCCAAAGTTTTGACAGAGAAACAACAGCATTGCGACGATGGAAGTAGCGACCTCCGTAGCCCCAAAATCACCTCCAAATTTGGGTTTTTCTCTAACCCATCAACCCCGCGTTTGCAATCTCAACCTGTATCTACTCCAAGTCTCCGATGCCGGACCACCGTCACCGCCGCCACCACCCCAAATTCCTCCCTACCCAATAGCCCAAAACTCCTTTGTAACGTATCTTCAACACCAAAGAAGAACAACCACCACAGCAACAGCCCAAGATTATTCAATTTTTCAAACCCATCATCTCCCAAATCACCCTCTAGCTTCTCACTCCTCAAATCCACCTTACGACTCTCCAAA ACTAGATGTGGAATCTGCTTAGAGAGCGTAAAAGCTGGACAAGGAACAGCCATTTTCACGGCGGAGTGTTCTCATTCCTTTCATTTTCCTTGCATTGCTTCCCATGTCAAGAAGAACCAAAACCTTGTTTGTCCGGTTTGCAGTTCTGGCTGGAAGGAGCTCCCTCTGCTATCCTTTCACCATACCCACACCTTGCAGAGCGGTGTGAATAAGATCAGTAGTCCCGACCCTTCGAAACTCAAAGACGTCAAAGCTAAGTCGTTGCGAGTCTACGACGACGACGAGCCTTTGATGTCTCCAACCTCCGGCACACGCTTCAATCCCATTCCTGAAACGGATGAAGACGAAAGTGAACAAGGTGACGAAAACTCCGTTTCGGAGTTCCAAGGTTTCTTCGTCAACCCAACTTCTACTACTCGATTGGCTACAGGCGGCAATCGGAGTACTGGGAACGTTGAGATGAGGCTTTTACCCGACGCGGCGATTGTCTCCGTCGGGAGAAGCTACGAGACATATGCAGTGGTATTTAAAGTTAGGGCTCCCTCGTCTCAGGCGGCGAAAACGATATCGTCATCGATTCTGAACCCTGGGCGAAGAGCTCCAATCGATTTGGTGACGGTTGTGGACGTCAGCTCCAGCATGAGCGGCGCCAAAATCCAAATGCTGAAGCGCGCTATGCGTCTGGTGATATCCTCCCTCGGTTCTGCGGACAGGCTTTCCATTGTCGCCTTTTCGGCCACTTCGAAGAGGTTGCTACCTTTGAAAAGAATGACAACCACCGGCAGGCGATCGGCGCGTCGGATTGTCGACGCTCTCGGGACCGTCGGTCAGGGCATGTCCGTAAGCGACGCGCTGAAGAAGGCCGCGAAGGTTCTAGAAGACCGGCGAGAGAAGAATCCTGCCGCAACCATCATGATGCTCTTATCGGATAACCCTCCCGCCTGCGACGATGATCAACGCCGCTATGACCGGACCAGTCGATCCTCGTCACCCGCAGTGTCATCCACGCGCTTATCCTCCTTCCTCGATGTCCCCGTCCACACCATAGGCTTCGGGGACCCTTCGTCGGAGGACGCGTTCGCTAATTGTATCGGCGGACTGTTGAGCGTAGTGGTTTCCGATCTCCGCCTCCAGCTAGGGTTGATATCCGGTTCGTCTTCTGCGGAGATCGCTGCTGTTTACTCGTTGACCAATAGGCCGGCTGTTCTTGGGTACGGTTCCGTCCAGTTGGGGGACCTGTACGCAGAGGAAGAGAAAGAAttgcttttggaactgaaagtcCCTTCGTCGTCTTCCATTGGTGTTCATCACCATGTGTTGTCCGTGCGATCATCTTACAGAGACCCATCGACCATGGAGCTCGTTTACTCCAGAGAACAGACTCTCCTCATACCTCGCCCCCAGGCCGTCCGATCATCATCGTCTTCTCCGAACATCGAGCGATTGAGAAATCTCCACGTGGCGACGCGAGCTGTGGCGGAGTCGCGGCGGTTGGCGGAGCACAACGATCTCACTGGCGCTCACCACTTGCTCACTTCAGCTCGGGCTCTGCTCATTCAATGCGGCTCGGCGTCGGCTGAAGATTACTCGCGCGGCTTGGAAGCCGAGCTCTCTGAGTTGAGCCGGCTTAGGCATCAACATCAGGCGCAGAGGCAGAGAACTACTGTTACGAGCCGGCGGGATGCTGCTAATAATAGAACGGAAGATAAGCCTGAGCCGCTCACACCGACATCGGCTTGGCGCGCCGCCGAAAGATTGGCTAAAGTGGCTATTATGAGGAAGTCGATGAACAGAGTTAGCGACTTGCACGGCTTTGAAAATGCCAGattttag